CTGTTAGTCAGCCTGATGATGAATATTTTTCTGCAGGTGGTTCAAGGCCGGTACGGAGGGAACCGGTGACCCTTTACGAGTTAAAAGATTTGAAACAGGTTTTTGAGGGCCGCACTGTTCTTGATCTTGAGCACCTTCAGCTTGACCAGGGGGGGAGCTATGCCCTGCTTGGACCTAATGGATGCGGCAAGACAACTCTTTTGCATATCCTTGCTTTCTTGAGAGCACCTTTTTCAGGCCGTGTGTTTTTTAAGGGTGAGCAGGTGCTGTGGAGGGAAAAATATCTTTATCCTCTCAGACGCAAGGTAGTGCTTGTGGATCAGCATCCCATCATGTTCAGCACTACAGTTTTGAAAAATGTTGAATATGGTTTGAAAATGAGGGGAATATCCAAAGAAAAAAGATACAGGCTGGCTATGGAAAGTATCGAGCGAGTCGGTATGAAGGATTTTGCTCCCAGGCCGGCGCATATGCTTTCCGGGGGCGAAACTCAGAGAATTGCCATAGCCCGGGCCATGGCCTGCCAGCCTGAAGTCATGCTTTTTGACGAGCCTACAGCAAGCGTGGATGTTGAAAATCAGGCTCTCATTGAAAAGGTTGTCCGGGATATCCAGAAGGAACTGGGAATATCCATTATATTTTCAACCCATAAGCGGTTAGAAGCAGCCAGGCTCAGCCAGGATAAAATATTTATGTTTGAAGGAAAGCTGAGCGGCCCAGGGGGCGAGAACCTTCTGTCCGGTCATGTTGTCCAGGATAATGGTCAGCAGGTTTGTGTTCTTAGGGATCAGGTCAAAGTCAAGGTCAAGGCAGGGATAAGCGGGAAATGCAGAGTTTTTGTCAGACCGGAAAAGGTTCTGATGTACAGCTTATCTCAGGCCAAAGCCCTGTCTGACCAGAAACTTTATGCCGCAAGCATCCAGCAGATGACTGCAGAAGGAGAGTATATCAAGGTCCTGCTGGATATGGGATTTCCCCTCAGGACCATTTTGACCCGGAAGCAGGTTGCAGATAAACAGGTCATGGTGGGTGATGAAGTTATGATTGGTTTTGATGAAGATGCTTTGGAAATCAGTCTTTAACTGCTCATAAAAGGAATTAATGATGACAAAAATAAGATTAAGTTTGGTTTCTGCATTGATGTGAGTAACTTAAAAAATGGCCTTAGCAACAGTATAAAAATTTGGGCGTAAAATAGCCTGTTTCGGGTGACCAGTGTACAAATTTCGCTGCAGGTTTAATGATGATACGGATGCCCCTGGATGATTGTCCTGGCACGGTATATCTGCTCCATTAGCACGATTGCCGCAAGTTCATGAGGCATGGTCATGGGCCCAAGGCTTAGTATAAAATCAGCGTGTTGCCTGACCTGGTCCCATAACCCGTATGAGCCTCCGATAATAAAACAGGGTGTTTTACCTGGAAGTTCATCCCAGGTTTGCATTTTCTGAGCAAACTTGCAGGATGTGAGTTCTTTACCTTTTTCATCAAGAACTATGAGTAAATCGTGCGGGGTAACTTTTTTTAACAAAGTCCTTCCTTCTGTTTCAGCTCTAAGCAGAGCATCACCTGATCTGGCATCTTTGATCACAATCAGGCTGATATCAATATAGTGCCTTGACTTTTTTAGATAATAATCAAAAGCTTCAGCTCTAAAACCTTTTCTGATTTTGCCTGTAAGAATGATCTTTATACCCGGCAAACATCTGCTCCTTTCTTAATGATGGGTGCAATGGAAGCAAGGTCAGGACAAATGGTTATCCCGGAATCGTGCATGGCCTGCAGCTTTGATTTTATTCCTCCACCAGCAGGGTCAAGAATTGCTCCGGCATGGCCCAGCCTTTTTCCCGGAGGAGCGGTCTGACCAGCAATAAAGCCGAACACTGGCCTGCCAAATCCGCTTTCAAGCAATTTACGGCCCAAGTCTTCTTCAGCTGTACCTCCAATCTCCCCAAGAATAAGCAAAGCCTTGCATTGATCATCATTATACAGATATTCACAAATATCATTAAAATCCTGCCCAACAAAAGGGTCACCACCAATACCTACGCACAGACGCTGACCTATGTTTTCCTGGGTCAACCTGTGAACACACTCATAAGTAAGAGTGCCGCTTCGGGAAAGAACAGCCACAGAACCAGGAGTAAAAATTGACCCCGGCATAATACCTATTTTAGTCTGTCCGGGAATTATAAGACCTGGCGTATTTGGCCCAATGAGTCTGGAACCGGATCGTTTTAAAACAGGCAAAATCCTGATCATGTCATGTTGTGGAATACCTTCAGTAATACACACTATCCAGGGTATTGAGCATGCTGCGGCTTCCAGTATGGCATCCACAGCAAATCTTGCCGGCACGAAGATTATGGACGCTTCAATATCATGTTCTTTGACCGCAGAAGATACAGTATTATAGACAGGGATACCCAAAGCATCAGTGCCGCCTTTAAACGGAGTCACTCCAGCGACAATATTGGTGCCATATCCCAGCATTTCCCGTGTGTGCATCAGGCCTTCTCTCCCTGTAATTCCTTGAACCAGTACTTTAGATTTTTTATGAAGAGGAAAAGTAATCAGCTGATCATGCTGGCAAGAAGGCATGGAGGATGCATCAACGGGAAACTCAATGCGATTAAATTGCAAATCTTTGACAGGATCAGGGTTTAGTTTTTTTAGTTCTTCCACTGCAAGAGAAAGTTCATTAACTGCAAAAATATTATCTGCTTTAAGACCGGCAATCAGCTCCATGGCCTCTTCTGCCTTAAACCCTGAGAATCTTACTATAATGGGCTTGGGTGGTGTCTTCCCCTTTAATGCTCCAGCAAGGGCGCCTGCAACCTTTTCACAGGATAAAATGCCGCCGAAAATGTTGATGAATATGGTAGTGGCCGACTGATTATGAAATAGAATATCCAGAGCTTTGCCAATTCTTTCCTGATCAGCACCACCTCCCAGGTCAAGAAAGTTGGCCACAGGAAGATTGGAAAAGTTCAGCAGGTCCATGGTGGCCATGGCCAGACCTGCTCCATTGACCATTAGCCCCACAAAACCATTGAGATTGTGATAGCTGAGACCGGCCTGCCTGGCGCTGACTTCTTCCGGGCTATAGTGTTCCGGATTGTAATAGTCATTAAGCTCCTTGTGCAGATCAACAAAATTATCGTCAATTTCAATCTTTCCATCCAGGGCAACTAATTCATTATTTGAATTAATGACAAGAGGGTTAATTTCAGCAAGAAGCAAATGATTTTCCTGTACAGCTTTAAACAGGTTTTTAACCAGTTCAATCCACTGTGCAAGCAGCCCTTTTGCTGGTTTAATATGAAAAAATCCCTGTCTGATGTGGAAATCCTGAAGCCCCAAAAGGGGATCGATTTCCATGATCATGAGGTTGTCTGGTCCGGATGACTCAATGTCTACACCACCTTCCCGGCCGATGGTCAGAGCATACTTGCCTGTGGAGCGTATCACGGTAAAAGATAAATATATTTCCTGGTCAATATGGGATGCAGGTTCAATGCGTACAAAAGGAACCGGTTCGTCCTTAATGCTCATTCCCAGAATGTCGCGTGCTGCCATGCTCAGCTCTTCAGAGGAATGAACGATTTTAATACCACCGGCCTTGCCACGACCACCACTCAATACCTGAGCCTTGACGACAGCAGGCAGACTAAATGATGGAGTATAATCCTCAAGGGTGTCCTTTTGCACAAGATCTCCTTGTGGAGTGGGAATATTATATTTTGCAAACAATAATTTACTTTGATGTTCATTGAGCTTCATTCTTAATTCCTTTTAGAGCCAAAGTTTACAGTCTTGTGAGTTAAACGTTATAAGCGCTTCATCTAAGTGATCCGGGCAACGAACCTGCGAGTAATTGAAAATGAGTCTTTGTTAAGGTTGTGTGACATCAACCTTATGAAATAATTGACATAAAAATATAGTTACTTAGAAACACTGTTCTTCCAGATCAACAAGATCAAAATAAACCTCCCGGCGCCTGGCCAGGGTCACATTGCTTCCGTCCACAAGTACCTCGGCTCCCCTTGGTCTGGAATTATACTGGGATGACATGGTAAAGCCATATGCTCCTGCTGAAAAAACAGCCAGCAATTCATCCTGGTTTACTTCTCTTATTTCTCTATCCTGGGCAAGGAAATCACCAGTTTCACAAATGGGACCCACAACATCAGCCTTTTGGAGTGGAGCGTCTTTCTGAGTAACGCAGTCAATTCTGTGGAAGGAACCATAAAGGGAAGGCCTGACCAGGTCATTCATGGCTGCATCCACAATAATAAAATTTTTGGATGGTGATTTTTTTGTATAAAGGACTCTGGTTATTAAAATGCCGGCATTCCCTGCAATGACCCGCCCTGGTTCTAATATCAATTTCAGCTTCATGCCCTGGAGGTTTTCTTTAACTGCTTTTCCAAATGCGCTTGGATGAGGTGGAGATTCTTCATTGTAAGTAATGCCCAGTCCTCCACCCAGATCCAGATATTTAATCTCAATGCCCATATCCATAAGTTCGGCATGAAAGGATTTAATTCGGTTGAGGGCTTCAATAAATGGTTCAATGGAGGTAAGTTGGGAGCCAATATGACAGTCTATACCCACAGGGTCGATATTGGGAAGTTTTTGAGCCAGTTTGTATGATTCCATAGCCTGCTCAATATCCAGACCGAATTTGTTTTTTTTAAGACCTGTAGATATGTAGGGATGTGTCTGGGGATCAACGTCAGGATTAATGCGTAAACTGATGCGGGCAGTGGCTTCCATTTCGACTGCCACCTGGTTAATTTTTTCCAGTTCCTGTTTGGATTCAACGTTGAACATGAGAATATCTGACAGCAGTGCTTCTCTTATTTCATGCTCTCTTTTACCTACCCCGGAATATACAATTTTGGAAGGATCAACTCCTGCCTTAAGAGTTCTGAACAATTCTCCACCAGAGACAATATCCATTCCTGAACCCATTTCTGAAAGCATTTTGAGAATGCACAGGTTTGAATTGGCCTTGACAGAATAGCATGTCAGGTGATCGATGCCGTCAAATGCGGAATCAAATGCCTCGTAATGTCTTTTAAATGTTTTAGATGAATAGATGTACAAGGGTGTGTCATATTTTTTGACCAGGTCCCGCACTTTGACATCTTCAGCAAATAATTCACCTTCTCTAAATTCAAAGTAATGCATAGCAACTCCGGTTATGGCTTTGGGTATATGATATCTGAAACACTTGAAACAGTGTCCCTGATCATGGGATATATATTGACTGCCCGCAATCTTGCCCGGTAATACAAATCAGGATTGAGTCCGCACTGACGGATGCTCACCTTCGAACCATCCATAGTCAATCCTTTAGAATCCCTTTGAAATGCAAAAGTATCCGTTACAAGAAAAGGGCAGGCCGGGCAAGGTTCGTCCGAACCCTCAATTTCTAACAGGATAAGAGACAGATTTCTGATATTGCCGTCAATCAGTGCTTGAATATTCAGGCAACCATGGGAAAATTCATGATTTGAAATGGAAATGGTGAACTTTTCAGCCGAGTCATCGGGTTCCGGCCATTCCTTTTTTCCACATCCTGTAACTGCTGCAAGCAAGCAAAAAGTAAAAAGTATTAATGTAAAACACTTCAGAACTTTGAAACAAAGGCAGCGGGGGATCAAGCTATCTACAAGATACCAGTATGAGTTGATTTTCATTTTTTCTCCTGCATGCTCTTCCATTGATGCAAGGTATTCAAAGCCTGCATGGGTGTAAGTGAATTGAGATCAAGTCTGGAAAGCTGTAAACTCAGATCATGGCTGTTTTCCTGCACCTGATTTTGCAGTGGTTTGGTCAAGGCAGGATCAAGAGGCTTTTTTGTTTCAACGACAATCTTTTTTTTGTCTCGCTGTCTTTCCAGTGAAGTAAGGACCTCTCTTGCCCGGGAGACAACCCTCGGCGGAACTCCGGCCAGTCTTGCCACTTCAATCCCATAACTTTTGTCTGCCGGACCTGGAATTAGCTTACGCAAAAAAACAATATCTTCTTTCCATTCTTTGACGGCAATATTGAAGTTGCGCAGACATTGGATTTTTTTTTCCAGAGAGGTTAGTTCATGATAATGAGTGGCAAACAGAGTTCTAATTCCTCCATACCTGCCAGTTAAATCTTCAACAACTGCCCAGGCCAGTGCCAGACCGTCAAAAGTACTGGTGCCCCGCCCGATTTCATCCAGAATGATTAAACTTCTTTTGGTGGCCTGGCGAAGAATCCTGGCGGTTTCAGTCATCTCCACCATAAAGGTGCTCTGTCCCATGGCCAGATTGTCTGAAGCTCCGACTCTGGAGAAGACACGGTCGCATAACCCAATGGAAGCTCTGGCAGCCGGAACAAAAGAGCCCATTTGAGCCAGAATGCAGATTATGGCTACCTTGCGCAAAACAGTCGACTTACCAGCCATATTGGGGCCGGTAATAAGCAGTACCTTAGAATGATCATCCATGTTCAAATCATTGGGTACATAGTTGGCCCTGCCTTGAATGGTTTCAATAACAGGGTGTCTTCCTGCCTTGATATAGATTTGTAATTCGCTGTTAAGTTCAGGCTTAACCCAGTCAAGTCTTCTGGCAGTTTCAGCAAGCCCCTGCCAGAAATCAATGCGAGCCAGGACCGTGGCCATTGATTTGATTCTTTTATTATGACCTGCTGTAAATTCTCTTACTTCATTGAAAAGGTCATACTCCCTGGCCTTTCTTTTATCTGAAGCACTAAGAAGTATTTCTTCAAGCTCTTTCAGATCGGCAGTGACATATCTTTCTCCGGACACCAGAGTCTGGCGCCTTTCAAAGTGATCCGGAGCCTTAAGTCCCGAGGCCTTGGAAAGTTCAAAGTAATGACCAAATACACGGTTGTAACCTAATTTGAGTTTGGGCAGATTATGTTGGGACTGTTCTCTGCGCAAGAGTTCCTGCAGCTTTCCCTGTCCATGATCTGTAAGTTCAATAAGCTCATCTAGTTCGTGGCTGTAGCCTTTTTTAAAAATTCCTCCTTCTGTAATGATGTTTGGAGGGGGATCTTTTATGGCGTTTTGTAAAGTCAGACACAGATCATGGAGATCATCCCACTGCTGCAAAAGTTTCTGAAGCAGGGCAGGGTGGTGGTCCTTATCTTCCATGAGTATGGATTTGATATGAGGCAGTATCTGAAGTGATCTGGACAGAAACAAAAGATCTTTGGGAGTGCACCGGTTCAGAGTTACCCGGGTGGACAGTCTTTCAAGATCAAAGGTGTTTTGCAGTTCTTTTCTTAGACGGGTGCGTGTCTGGTCCCGGGCTAAGAAAAAATCAACCATATTCTGATTGTCACGGATGATATTAAGATCCTTCCAGGGTGCAGTGAGGCACTTTTCCAGATAACGCCCACCCATGGGTGTAATGGTTCTGTCTAAGGAATGTATCAGCGTGCCCGGACCTTTGTCACCAGAAAGAGTTCTGAGTATTTCTAAGTTTCTCAGGGTGACATCGTCTAACTGCAAAAATCCGGCAGGATTCAAAGGCTTAAAGGGTGCCATGTGTCCCAGCTCACCTTTATGGGTCTGAATCAGATACATAAGTATGGCTCCGCAGATACGGACAAGTTCGGGCTTGTCTGTCAGATCCAGTACATCAAGTGATGCAGCCCCCTGATCTTTGAGGACTAAATCCGTGGCGGAACGCTGATCAAAGTATGAAGAGGCAGGAACAAAATTAAACCTGTCACGCAGTCGGCCGTGGATGGGAGGAATGCTGAATCCATCCGGTGCTATAATCTCTGACGGCTGTATCTTATATATCCATTGCCATATCTGATCCTGCCCGGATAATTCAAGGCCTGTCCATTCTCCAGTGGAAAAATCCGCCCAGCATATTGCGCCATGATTTTTTTTATGATTCCAGTACAGGGCGCTAAGGTAATTATTCTCCTTGGCTGAGAGGGTATGTTCCTCCACGACTGTGCCTGGAGTAAGAATGCGGGTTACGGCTCTTTTGACAAGTCCTTTGGCCGACCTGGGGTCTTCCACCTGGTCGCAGATGGCCACCTTGTAGCCTTTTTCAAGAAGCTGCCTCAGATATTCGTCACAGGAATGATGCGGCACTCCGCACATGGGAATTTTATGCTCAGAATTGGGATTTCTCGAAGTCAGCGCAATCTGCAGCTGTCGGGCAGCAATTTCCGCATCTTCAAAAAAAAGCTCGTAAAAATCTCCCATACGAAAAAAAAGCAGTGTACCAGGATTTTCCTGCTTTATCCGCAAATATTGCTCAAGCATGGGAGTAAGCTTTATGTTGGATGGTATATTGAATTTCTTCCTGGAAGAGGGCATTACAGAACCTGGAGCTGTTAACAAAGACTATTCAGTAAGTTGAGTTCGAAATGATATGGAATGCCAGCTTAAACATCTTGGACACAGAAAAAAGATATGCTCCCTTTTGAGGCCGCATCTGCGGCAGACAAATCTTTTTACCAGTCTGGCCTTTTGAGTAAAGAAAGTCAGCTGGGTCTTAAAAGACTCCGTCATGATCTGCTCGCTCTGAGATATGTCAAGAATTTCCAGCCTGGCAGGCCAGAACTGCTGGTCCATCACGAGAGACTTTTCCAACCATTGCTTAGACTGCTCCAACTGACCTGATTCTTTAAGAAAAATCGAACAATAATAGCTGAAAATCAGATTCTGTTCCATGCTGCTGAGAATTTCAACAATAACCTTTGCACAATCAGGATTTATGACAAAGGTCCGGTCTTTGTTCTGGCTGTTTTTCCTGATAAACTGGTAAAGTCCTTCCAGCAAAACAAATCTCAAGTCGGGCTCGACACTGCTTAATGCCTTTTGCAGATTGCTTTTAAATGCCTTCCATCGACCTGAAGCATAATCCTGACACAAAAGTTCAAGCCAGGCTTCAACACATCCGGGATATATTTTTATGGACTTGTTAATTAGCTTCAGAGACTGGCTTTCATCATTGGCTGCCAGTGCTGCCTTAACAAGATAATGAGCTTGAGGCAGAGGTTGATCAAGCAGGCCATAATATTTGGCAGCCTTCTGGAAATCATTGGTTTCTGCGTAAAGTCTGGCCATTTCTTTAAGTATGGCTGGATCTTCACCTGTAATCTGGTAAGCCTGCTCAAAGGCAGAATGAGCACGATCATGAATGCCTGCTCTTTTAAAATCAATTCCCAGCTCAAACCATGCTCTTGCTTTAAACTGTTTGTTTAGTTGAGGCCTGGCAATCAGATTATTTCTAATCTGGATGGCCCGCTCAAGCTCACCCTGAGAACGAAATAAATTGCCGAGGGCAAGATAAATTTCCACAGCATCAGGGTTATTTCTAACAACCCGACTAAGCTCGCTGATAGCTGAAAAAGTATCTTGCGAAGGCGGTAGAAATCCTTCATCAGAGTGGACTAAAGAAGACTTGTCATTAGATGAGCCGCGTTTCAGCTTTTTAATCCATTTAAGCATATGTTGCTCTGTTAAGAAAAAAAGGGGACCGGCTCTCCCGGCATTTATTTTTAAATAGCAATACTTACATCAAAAAATAAATGCTGGGACGCCTGCCCCCTGCCTTCCTCAGAAAAAAGGAATGATCAAATAATAAGGTACCTATTCACCATGCTGGGAGGACAGCCTGTATCCTGATTAGTTTTCAGCTGCTGCAAACTCCCGGCATGAGCCAGTAAGTCAAAACCAGTAATTAATTAACGTAGCCGAGAGTCCGTCTTCATATCCTTGATTTTGACTAACAGGCTCAGGACTAGTCAAGCAAACAGCAATGGCAAAAACCAATCAGGATGCAGGCTTTACGCAAAAGTGAAAAACCTGGTGAACAGTTACCAATAAAGAACTAAGGACGTGATTCCTGCTGTTCAGGAGTTTCAGATGTATAGTTTTCGTCGTCAAGAGGCATATTGCGCAAGGAATTAACCTCTTCTTCCAGATCCTTAATTTGGGCTTTGCCTTTTTTAAGTTCTGAGGACAAGCGAAGTTTTTCTGCCAGCAGGTAAACCAGAGAAATAAATCCACCAGCCACAAAAGCAAGCAGCACGATCAGGTAATAGGGGATCTCCCTGCTTTCAAACTCAGCCCCGAAAAGTTCCAGGTGCAATCTGACCGTAGTAGAAAGCAACTCATGATTTTGAACGAAAAAAAGCATGGAAAAGAAAAACAAAAGAATCAGGGCAATTACTCTCAGATATTTCATGCAAGGCTCCTTATAAAATAGAAGTTTCAAAAAAAGGCTTAAGTTTCTGGTAAGTAGAAATTAAATGTTCCGGAATTACAGTAGTTTCATTCATAACGGCCATGAACGAATGGTCCCCTACCCAGCGGGGCAAAAGGTGAAAATGCATATGCTCCTTGATTCCTGCCCCGGCAGCTTCCCCGATATTCAAACCGATATTTATGCCAGCAGGATTAAAGGCAGACTTCAATATGCCGGTACACTTTTTCATCCAGGTCATGATTTCACAAGTTTCCTGATCATCAAGTTCAGTCAGACACTGCACATGCCTGTAGGGTGTAACCATGATATGGGCGTTACTATAAGGGAACTTGTTCATAATAACAAAGCAGAATTCAGCCCTGTGCAATACAAGGCGTTCCTCGTCTTCATCTCTATGCTCAGGCAGACAGAAAACGCATTCATCAGGCTTTGGTCCCAATATGTAATCTATTCTCCAGGGGGCCCACAAGGCTTTCATGACCTGCTCCTGAAAACAGTGTATACTGAACCTGAAAAAAATACAAATTTTAATTTGAACATTTACGACTTCTCTTTTTTAAGCAGGCGTGGGGTATTACAAAATTTGACTTAAAAACTTTTTGGTTCTGTCGTGTTCAGGACTTTGAAAAAAATGTTCAGGAGTGCCTGTTTCCAAAATTTTACCTTCATCCATGAATACAACCCTATCTGCGACCTGCCTCGCAAAGCCCATTTCGTGTGTTACCACGACCATGGTCATGCCTTCAAGGGCCAAATTGACCATAACATCAAGGACTTCACCAATCATTTCCGGATCAAGCGCTGAAGTAGGTTCATCAAAGAGCATAATTTTAGGGTTCATGGCCAGTGCTCTGGCTATGGCTACTCGCTGCTGCTGTCCACCTGACAATTGAGCTGGATATGAAGTTGCCTTTTCACTTATGCCAACTTTGGCCAGCAGATTCATGGCAGTCTCTTTGGCTTCAAGGGGAGGAATTTTTTTCAAAGTTATGGGTGCCATAGTGAGGTTTTGTAAAACCGACTTATGCGGAAACAGGTTAAAGTTTTGAAAAACCATTCCCAATTCCATGCGTACTTTATTGATATTGCATTTTTTATCAGTAATGTCTTCTCCGTCAACGATAATGGTGCCTTTGTCAACAGTCTCAAGGCGGTTGATAGCCCTTAAAAGAGTACTTTTCCCGGACCCGCTGGGGCCGATTATCACCACTTTTTCCTTTTGCTTTACATTGAGGGAAACATTGCTCAAGGCTTCAATATTATCAAAATATTTATAGATATTTTGAATATGAATAATATATTCTTCACTTTTTGTCATAGGGTTTAACCTTGTCCTCCATAATGCTCACAATTTTTGACAGAAGCAGGGTAATCATCAGATAAATCAGAGCAACCATGGTATAGGTTTCAAAATAGGCAAAGGTTTGAGTGGCAAACTCTCGTCCACGCCTGAGAAGATCAGAAACTGCAAGTATTGATACCAGAGATGTATCTTTTAACAAGGCAATAAATTCATTGCCCACGGGAGGAAGAATGGTTCGCATAGCCTGGGGAATAATGACATAGAACATGGTTTGTGATTTGCTGAATCCAAGAGATCTGGCAGCCTCAGTCTGTCCTTTATCTATGGATTGGATGCCGGCCCGGAATACTTCTCCCATGTAAGCTCCATAGCATACCGTCATTGCAGTTACAGCTGCTGCAAATGGATGGATCCTGAAAAATGTGCCCAAAGCGTAATAAATATAAAATAGCTGGACCAGCAGAGGAATCCCGCGGACAACTTCTACATATACTGATGCAATGAGGTTTATGAAACGATTTTCAGAAAGCCTGCCAAGTCCTGTGAAGAGCCCGACAATTAGAGAGCATGCAATTGCCAGAAAAGTAACCTGAAAGGTTATGATAATTCCGTCGGGTACGAACTTGATTATTCTTAAGTAGGGATCAGGCTTATATATAACAAGTGAAACAATGGCAATGATTGTTCCAATGAGGGTTACCCGCCAGGCATTAAACATGCCCGGATCTTTGGAAGAGGGAATGGCAGCACCATCAGTAACTTCTATCTTAACTTTGGTATCATTCATGGTAAATGCTTAAACTGCTGGAGAGTCAAAAGTTTTGCGTAATGATTGGGTTTATTGCAATTTTGTATGCCATAAAAAATTTCACAGATGCTATGGGTCTAACTACTTGAAATCGTCAAGCTTTTTTCTTTAACTATTGTAATAGAGTAGCACTTTGCATGCTGTATCAAGCAGACACATCAACGGAGTCGGTAAACATCTCGATATTCAGGCGGGCTCCGACCTCTTTGGCTAATGGATCGATCATGGGGGAGACTACTATTAATCTGTCAGCCTTTTGGCCATGGAGCTTCTCGTAAAACCTTGCCTTGCGCTCAAAAGCATACATGGCTGACTTGTCAATGGAAGACTTAAGCTCGCATATTATCAACATTCCGTT
Above is a window of Desulfonatronovibrio magnus DNA encoding:
- a CDS encoding ABC transporter ATP-binding protein, coding for MTLYELKDLKQVFEGRTVLDLEHLQLDQGGSYALLGPNGCGKTTLLHILAFLRAPFSGRVFFKGEQVLWREKYLYPLRRKVVLVDQHPIMFSTTVLKNVEYGLKMRGISKEKRYRLAMESIERVGMKDFAPRPAHMLSGGETQRIAIARAMACQPEVMLFDEPTASVDVENQALIEKVVRDIQKELGISIIFSTHKRLEAARLSQDKIFMFEGKLSGPGGENLLSGHVVQDNGQQVCVLRDQVKVKVKAGISGKCRVFVRPEKVLMYSLSQAKALSDQKLYAASIQQMTAEGEYIKVLLDMGFPLRTILTRKQVADKQVMVGDEVMIGFDEDALEISL
- a CDS encoding 23S rRNA (pseudouridine(1915)-N(3))-methyltransferase RlmH codes for the protein MPGIKIILTGKIRKGFRAEAFDYYLKKSRHYIDISLIVIKDARSGDALLRAETEGRTLLKKVTPHDLLIVLDEKGKELTSCKFAQKMQTWDELPGKTPCFIIGGSYGLWDQVRQHADFILSLGPMTMPHELAAIVLMEQIYRARTIIQGHPYHH
- the sucD gene encoding succinate--CoA ligase subunit alpha; the protein is MKLNEHQSKLLFAKYNIPTPQGDLVQKDTLEDYTPSFSLPAVVKAQVLSGGRGKAGGIKIVHSSEELSMAARDILGMSIKDEPVPFVRIEPASHIDQEIYLSFTVIRSTGKYALTIGREGGVDIESSGPDNLMIMEIDPLLGLQDFHIRQGFFHIKPAKGLLAQWIELVKNLFKAVQENHLLLAEINPLVINSNNELVALDGKIEIDDNFVDLHKELNDYYNPEHYSPEEVSARQAGLSYHNLNGFVGLMVNGAGLAMATMDLLNFSNLPVANFLDLGGGADQERIGKALDILFHNQSATTIFINIFGGILSCEKVAGALAGALKGKTPPKPIIVRFSGFKAEEAMELIAGLKADNIFAVNELSLAVEELKKLNPDPVKDLQFNRIEFPVDASSMPSCQHDQLITFPLHKKSKVLVQGITGREGLMHTREMLGYGTNIVAGVTPFKGGTDALGIPVYNTVSSAVKEHDIEASIIFVPARFAVDAILEAAACSIPWIVCITEGIPQHDMIRILPVLKRSGSRLIGPNTPGLIIPGQTKIGIMPGSIFTPGSVAVLSRSGTLTYECVHRLTQENIGQRLCVGIGGDPFVGQDFNDICEYLYNDDQCKALLILGEIGGTAEEDLGRKLLESGFGRPVFGFIAGQTAPPGKRLGHAGAILDPAGGGIKSKLQAMHDSGITICPDLASIAPIIKKGADVCRV
- the lysA gene encoding diaminopimelate decarboxylase; amino-acid sequence: MHYFEFREGELFAEDVKVRDLVKKYDTPLYIYSSKTFKRHYEAFDSAFDGIDHLTCYSVKANSNLCILKMLSEMGSGMDIVSGGELFRTLKAGVDPSKIVYSGVGKREHEIREALLSDILMFNVESKQELEKINQVAVEMEATARISLRINPDVDPQTHPYISTGLKKNKFGLDIEQAMESYKLAQKLPNIDPVGIDCHIGSQLTSIEPFIEALNRIKSFHAELMDMGIEIKYLDLGGGLGITYNEESPPHPSAFGKAVKENLQGMKLKLILEPGRVIAGNAGILITRVLYTKKSPSKNFIIVDAAMNDLVRPSLYGSFHRIDCVTQKDAPLQKADVVGPICETGDFLAQDREIREVNQDELLAVFSAGAYGFTMSSQYNSRPRGAEVLVDGSNVTLARRREVYFDLVDLEEQCF
- the mutS gene encoding DNA mismatch repair protein MutS; this encodes MPSSRKKFNIPSNIKLTPMLEQYLRIKQENPGTLLFFRMGDFYELFFEDAEIAARQLQIALTSRNPNSEHKIPMCGVPHHSCDEYLRQLLEKGYKVAICDQVEDPRSAKGLVKRAVTRILTPGTVVEEHTLSAKENNYLSALYWNHKKNHGAICWADFSTGEWTGLELSGQDQIWQWIYKIQPSEIIAPDGFSIPPIHGRLRDRFNFVPASSYFDQRSATDLVLKDQGAASLDVLDLTDKPELVRICGAILMYLIQTHKGELGHMAPFKPLNPAGFLQLDDVTLRNLEILRTLSGDKGPGTLIHSLDRTITPMGGRYLEKCLTAPWKDLNIIRDNQNMVDFFLARDQTRTRLRKELQNTFDLERLSTRVTLNRCTPKDLLFLSRSLQILPHIKSILMEDKDHHPALLQKLLQQWDDLHDLCLTLQNAIKDPPPNIITEGGIFKKGYSHELDELIELTDHGQGKLQELLRREQSQHNLPKLKLGYNRVFGHYFELSKASGLKAPDHFERRQTLVSGERYVTADLKELEEILLSASDKRKAREYDLFNEVREFTAGHNKRIKSMATVLARIDFWQGLAETARRLDWVKPELNSELQIYIKAGRHPVIETIQGRANYVPNDLNMDDHSKVLLITGPNMAGKSTVLRKVAIICILAQMGSFVPAARASIGLCDRVFSRVGASDNLAMGQSTFMVEMTETARILRQATKRSLIILDEIGRGTSTFDGLALAWAVVEDLTGRYGGIRTLFATHYHELTSLEKKIQCLRNFNIAVKEWKEDIVFLRKLIPGPADKSYGIEVARLAGVPPRVVSRAREVLTSLERQRDKKKIVVETKKPLDPALTKPLQNQVQENSHDLSLQLSRLDLNSLTPMQALNTLHQWKSMQEKK
- a CDS encoding tetratricopeptide repeat protein encodes the protein MLKWIKKLKRGSSNDKSSLVHSDEGFLPPSQDTFSAISELSRVVRNNPDAVEIYLALGNLFRSQGELERAIQIRNNLIARPQLNKQFKARAWFELGIDFKRAGIHDRAHSAFEQAYQITGEDPAILKEMARLYAETNDFQKAAKYYGLLDQPLPQAHYLVKAALAANDESQSLKLINKSIKIYPGCVEAWLELLCQDYASGRWKAFKSNLQKALSSVEPDLRFVLLEGLYQFIRKNSQNKDRTFVINPDCAKVIVEILSSMEQNLIFSYYCSIFLKESGQLEQSKQWLEKSLVMDQQFWPARLEILDISQSEQIMTESFKTQLTFFTQKARLVKRFVCRRCGLKREHIFFLCPRCLSWHSISFRTQLTE